One Glutamicibacter mishrai genomic window carries:
- a CDS encoding CDP-alcohol phosphatidyltransferase family protein, whose protein sequence is MDAETESRKEWATIPNAITVLRFLLVIPICIYVVSGTHPTLTALLLLAFGLSDWVDGFIARKFSQVSKLGILLDPIADRLGIVAIAVALVVAGLIPLWVGLVIFCVDLILLGTYFFLRLSQPPASTWLGKIRTALMMLGLACVAVGRIDQFVFLYVPGIFVLSAGTLLHIVVGYGYFQIMRGQAKKEPVVPAESDNQ, encoded by the coding sequence ATGGACGCGGAAACAGAAAGTCGCAAGGAATGGGCCACCATTCCCAATGCGATCACGGTGCTCCGTTTTTTACTGGTAATACCAATATGCATTTACGTCGTCTCTGGAACCCACCCCACGCTAACGGCTCTACTGCTCTTGGCCTTTGGATTAAGTGACTGGGTTGACGGCTTCATTGCACGCAAGTTTTCTCAGGTGTCCAAGCTTGGAATTTTGCTTGATCCCATTGCGGATCGACTGGGGATCGTGGCCATTGCGGTTGCTTTGGTAGTTGCCGGGCTGATTCCCTTGTGGGTCGGCCTCGTGATCTTCTGTGTCGATTTGATATTGCTGGGCACCTATTTTTTCCTGCGCTTATCGCAACCGCCGGCTTCAACGTGGCTCGGAAAAATTAGAACTGCTCTGATGATGCTGGGGTTGGCATGTGTGGCGGTGGGCCGCATTGATCAGTTTGTGTTCCTTTATGTACCGGGAATCTTTGTCTTATCGGCAGGGACGTTACTACATATCGTGGTTGGGTACGGCTACTTCCAAATCATGCGTGGCCAGGCAAAGAAAGAACCAGTGGTACCGGCTGAATCCGACAATCAATAG
- a CDS encoding 2'-5' RNA ligase: MSRSPENILLYLDDPEEQQIREIFDELALKGFPVQNQTPHISITFAHSLADVVIQRASEVLPSVVPAKLSRVGTVVFGTGRKQTVAWLLETTDELECAAREISVENTEGRGPRWTPHLTMGLRLPREIVPDYIRALDELAAGRCHELTAVRAAFWQPRSQELAVLAGE, encoded by the coding sequence ATGAGTCGTTCACCAGAAAATATTCTGTTGTATCTGGACGATCCAGAAGAGCAACAGATCAGGGAAATCTTTGACGAGTTGGCACTCAAGGGGTTTCCGGTGCAGAACCAGACTCCACACATCAGCATCACCTTCGCGCACAGCCTGGCTGACGTGGTTATACAGCGCGCTTCTGAGGTACTTCCTTCTGTAGTGCCGGCGAAGCTTAGCCGCGTAGGCACAGTGGTTTTCGGCACTGGACGCAAGCAAACCGTTGCCTGGCTGCTGGAAACTACTGACGAGCTGGAATGTGCGGCACGGGAAATCAGTGTCGAGAACACTGAAGGAAGAGGCCCGCGTTGGACACCTCACCTGACGATGGGGCTGAGGCTGCCGCGAGAAATAGTTCCGGACTATATTCGGGCACTGGATGAGTTGGCAGCTGGACGCTGCCACGAACTGACAGCAGTTCGTGCGGCATTCTGGCAACCACGCAGCCAAGAGCTTGCGGTGCTCGCGGGGGAGTAG
- a CDS encoding alpha/beta fold hydrolase yields MAQDGNHFCKVYFNQWSVPVMATCEANGVELGVQSFGDLADPLLLCIGGTTMLSWPDELCHALARGGRHVVRFDLRDSGESTTIDPLNPDYTLRDLAADAAALAVSIDPRPAHLAGIGVGAMVAQVATLDYPQAFSELTLIGSRPVAPGPVDPDLPDHDQSTLGQLFSRSMPDWTDREAVASYAAEGASILGNSPENARQLAARVWDRTPDASAPVHMANQLGMVFSKLDCTPRWRERLGDITLPTLVVHGRKDPFFPLGNGQALAHEIPNAQLLVLESASTAIPASNIAEVAGAMLDLGGSR; encoded by the coding sequence ATGGCACAAGATGGCAATCACTTTTGTAAGGTCTATTTCAACCAATGGAGTGTGCCAGTCATGGCAACTTGCGAAGCTAACGGCGTCGAACTAGGGGTTCAAAGCTTTGGGGATCTCGCGGATCCCCTGTTGTTGTGCATCGGCGGCACCACGATGCTTTCTTGGCCCGACGAACTTTGTCACGCTCTGGCGCGAGGCGGCCGTCATGTAGTCCGTTTCGATTTGCGTGATAGCGGAGAATCCACCACCATTGATCCACTTAATCCGGACTATACGTTGCGCGATCTAGCAGCAGACGCTGCAGCCCTCGCCGTGTCCATAGACCCTAGACCGGCTCACTTAGCAGGCATTGGAGTTGGCGCCATGGTCGCCCAGGTCGCCACCTTGGACTATCCGCAAGCATTCTCAGAACTCACGCTTATTGGCTCCCGCCCGGTAGCTCCAGGACCGGTTGATCCAGACCTGCCAGATCATGATCAATCAACACTGGGTCAATTGTTTTCACGATCAATGCCAGACTGGACTGACCGCGAGGCCGTCGCCAGCTACGCAGCTGAAGGCGCCAGCATTCTTGGCAACAGCCCGGAGAATGCGCGTCAGCTAGCGGCTCGCGTCTGGGACAGGACTCCAGATGCGTCAGCACCTGTGCATATGGCGAATCAGCTCGGAATGGTGTTTTCCAAACTTGATTGCACGCCCCGTTGGCGTGAACGCCTAGGCGACATCACTCTGCCGACGCTAGTAGTCCATGGCCGCAAGGATCCCTTCTTTCCGCTGGGCAATGGCCAAGCATTAGCCCACGAGATCCCCAATGCACAGCTCCTCGTGCTTGAAAGCGCTTCAACAGCAATCCCTGCTTCGAACATCGCAGAAGTGGCCGGCGCGATGCTAGATCTGGGAGGAAGCCGGTAA
- a CDS encoding acetyl-CoA C-acetyltransferase produces the protein MGEAYIIDALRTAVGRRGKSLAGVHPLDLAATPLAELVRRNNVDSGEYDEIILGCIDQVGPQAMDIARNAWLAAGLSEHVPGTTVERQCGSGQQAVSYAAQAVMSGSSDLVVAGGVQSMSSIPLSYSNAAAKDFGFPDPYHGSKLWAARYAGEEISQFRGAEMMAQRWGFTREQLEDFAVTSHERALTAQAQGYFDREVLAMDELAVDEGPRTPDRAKMASLAPITDGGLHTAATASQMSDGAAMLLIASEAAVKRYGLKPRARIHHVSARGDDPIMMLSAPIRATKYALERTGLSLQDMDRVEINEAFAAVVLAWEKETGADMSKVNVNGGAIALGHPIGATGARLMTSLLHELERSDSRWGLQTMCEGGGQANVTIIERL, from the coding sequence ATGGGCGAGGCCTACATCATCGATGCACTGCGCACTGCTGTAGGGAGGCGCGGAAAGTCATTAGCCGGTGTGCACCCACTTGATTTGGCAGCAACGCCACTAGCCGAACTGGTTCGACGCAATAACGTCGACTCAGGAGAATACGACGAAATCATTCTCGGGTGCATCGACCAGGTGGGACCCCAAGCCATGGATATCGCTCGTAATGCGTGGCTCGCGGCCGGTCTGTCCGAGCATGTCCCTGGAACCACTGTGGAACGCCAATGCGGCTCTGGCCAGCAAGCGGTTTCCTATGCAGCGCAGGCAGTGATGAGTGGCAGCAGCGATCTCGTCGTGGCCGGCGGCGTGCAATCCATGTCCAGCATTCCGCTGTCCTACTCGAACGCGGCGGCGAAGGACTTCGGCTTCCCCGATCCCTATCATGGTTCCAAGCTGTGGGCAGCACGTTATGCAGGCGAAGAGATTTCGCAGTTCCGTGGCGCCGAGATGATGGCCCAACGCTGGGGATTCACGCGAGAGCAGCTGGAGGACTTTGCCGTTACCTCCCACGAGCGGGCCTTGACTGCCCAGGCCCAAGGATACTTTGACCGCGAAGTCCTGGCGATGGATGAGTTGGCCGTTGATGAAGGGCCAAGGACCCCGGATCGCGCCAAGATGGCCAGCCTCGCGCCCATAACCGATGGCGGATTGCACACCGCGGCCACCGCCTCGCAAATGTCTGACGGTGCGGCCATGTTGCTCATTGCCTCCGAAGCTGCAGTCAAGCGCTACGGCCTGAAGCCACGGGCGCGCATTCACCACGTCTCTGCCCGAGGAGATGACCCCATCATGATGCTCTCTGCACCAATCCGCGCAACAAAGTACGCATTGGAACGCACAGGATTGTCCCTCCAAGATATGGACCGCGTCGAGATCAACGAAGCTTTCGCAGCCGTGGTCTTGGCCTGGGAGAAAGAAACCGGCGCGGATATGTCCAAGGTCAACGTCAATGGTGGCGCGATCGCCCTGGGCCACCCTATCGGCGCTACCGGAGCCCGTTTGATGACATCATTGCTCCACGAGCTTGAACGCAGCGACAGCCGTTGGGGACTGCAAACGATGTGCGAAGGCGGCGGGCAAGCAAATGTCACCATCATTGAGCGCCTGTAG
- a CDS encoding acyl-CoA dehydrogenase family protein, protein MSADPWKTYDLSQPLDTDYLSAFASATTADREHWQRARQFAQEVFPVINQHWENAFYPVDLVRRMGELDLLTDGLEIGGHAVFSPLAAGLVTMEISRADGSMAAAAAVQGGLVLRSLKLFGTAEQQDQYLEPIATGTLLGGFALTEPHHGSDSVSLETSARFDGKTWMLNGSKKWIGNGAAGGITIVWARDEGDGQIKGFIVDQQAAGYEATPVRGKGVLRAIEQAKIRLQNVRVPDSAFLAQARSFKDVSKALVDTRVNVGWSALGHALFVFEAALQYSKQREQFGKPLGAHQMVQERLAQMLAELTNMQLQCAAVASEQAAGRLRPAQASLLKYHNTRAARRVAATARDMLGGNGILLENHVIRHVGDIEALHTYEGTESIQALILGRDLTGLSAFG, encoded by the coding sequence GTGAGCGCTGATCCGTGGAAGACCTACGATCTGAGCCAGCCGCTGGACACCGACTATCTCTCGGCTTTCGCAAGTGCCACGACAGCGGATCGTGAACATTGGCAGCGAGCCCGCCAATTTGCCCAGGAGGTTTTCCCGGTCATCAATCAGCATTGGGAGAACGCGTTTTATCCTGTGGACCTCGTCCGCCGCATGGGTGAACTTGATCTGCTCACCGATGGACTGGAGATTGGCGGCCACGCAGTCTTCTCTCCCCTCGCGGCCGGTCTTGTCACCATGGAGATCTCCCGTGCCGACGGGTCAATGGCTGCCGCGGCGGCGGTCCAAGGCGGGCTGGTCCTCAGGAGCTTGAAGCTCTTCGGAACTGCCGAACAACAAGACCAATATCTAGAGCCGATCGCCACCGGAACGCTGCTTGGCGGGTTTGCCCTCACCGAACCGCACCACGGTTCCGACTCCGTCAGCTTGGAGACGAGCGCCCGCTTCGACGGCAAGACCTGGATGCTCAACGGCAGCAAAAAATGGATTGGCAATGGGGCCGCCGGAGGCATCACCATTGTGTGGGCCCGGGATGAAGGCGACGGGCAAATCAAAGGCTTTATCGTCGATCAGCAAGCTGCTGGCTATGAAGCCACACCGGTTCGCGGCAAGGGCGTGCTCAGGGCCATCGAACAAGCCAAGATCAGGCTGCAAAACGTGCGAGTCCCCGATTCGGCCTTCCTGGCTCAGGCGCGGTCATTCAAGGATGTCTCGAAGGCGCTCGTTGATACACGAGTCAATGTCGGTTGGTCAGCGCTTGGCCATGCCCTGTTCGTCTTTGAAGCCGCACTTCAGTACTCGAAACAGCGAGAACAGTTCGGCAAGCCGCTAGGTGCCCATCAAATGGTGCAAGAGCGTCTTGCACAAATGCTCGCGGAGCTGACCAACATGCAGTTGCAGTGCGCCGCGGTCGCCTCGGAACAGGCAGCCGGACGGCTTCGACCAGCGCAAGCTTCCCTGTTGAAATATCACAACACGCGTGCTGCCCGGCGGGTGGCCGCTACGGCACGAGACATGCTCGGTGGCAACGGGATCCTCTTGGAGAATCACGTGATTCGCCATGTTGGGGATATCGAAGCTCTTCATACCTACGAAGGTACCGAGTCGATCCAGGCGCTGATCTTGGGCCGTGACCTCACGGGTCTGAGCGCCTTCGGCTGA
- a CDS encoding MBL fold metallo-hydrolase gives MSNGQWNKVAEGVFHRRYEPLDVSIGLVVGPTGSTIIDTRNNPAEAEEIIMDVAQWFGQEIVAVINTHAHYDHTFGNQVFKAAGIPIYGHYLVPDHFERYEKPYLARVKSHPAAEPDKSWQDVILTPPTVLIEERELISVGGRDIELIPLAAGHTDSDLAIHIPDAGVWFLGDIIEESGPPMFGSGAHPLGWPGVLTSLLDDISDSHVIIPGHGRPVERSFVIEQLKDFQLLAQEIRSAQTARIPAERIDFSARLLHVWPEEFLREAAKDGYREIGD, from the coding sequence ATGTCTAATGGCCAATGGAACAAGGTTGCTGAAGGCGTCTTCCACCGCCGATATGAACCACTGGATGTTTCCATCGGATTAGTGGTGGGGCCCACCGGCTCCACCATCATCGATACCCGCAACAATCCCGCCGAAGCCGAGGAAATCATCATGGATGTCGCCCAGTGGTTTGGACAGGAAATTGTCGCGGTCATCAATACGCACGCCCACTATGACCACACCTTCGGCAATCAGGTTTTCAAGGCTGCGGGAATCCCGATCTACGGGCACTACCTCGTTCCCGATCACTTTGAGAGATACGAAAAACCGTATCTAGCTCGTGTGAAAAGCCATCCGGCGGCGGAACCGGACAAGTCCTGGCAGGACGTCATTCTCACCCCGCCAACAGTTCTGATTGAAGAACGAGAGCTCATCAGCGTCGGCGGCCGTGACATTGAACTGATCCCCTTAGCCGCGGGCCACACGGATTCCGACTTGGCAATCCACATTCCTGACGCCGGCGTGTGGTTCCTCGGAGACATCATTGAGGAATCGGGCCCGCCGATGTTTGGTTCCGGAGCCCATCCGCTGGGCTGGCCGGGAGTGCTCACGTCACTGCTGGACGACATCAGCGACTCGCACGTGATCATTCCAGGACACGGCCGGCCCGTGGAACGTTCCTTCGTCATTGAGCAATTGAAGGATTTCCAGTTGCTGGCCCAAGAGATTCGAAGCGCGCAAACGGCAAGGATTCCCGCGGAGCGAATCGATTTTTCTGCTCGGCTTCTTCATGTTTGGCCCGAAGAATTTTTGCGCGAGGCAGCCAAGGACGGATATCGGGAAATAGGGGATTAG
- a CDS encoding MSMEG_4193 family putative phosphomutase, whose protein sequence is MATVILVRHGRTTANASGILAGRAPGVSLDDTGKAQAERTASRLAAVPLAGIVSSPLERCQQTAQFIVQAQKNALELQFSADLTECDYGSWQGSKLSDLSVQALWSKVQANPSAVTFPDGESMAGMQARAVAEIRRLDAAFEAELGSSAVWVAVSHGDIIKSVVADALGMHLDLFQRVNVGPASASIIHYGSGSPSVHSVNTEEGDLSWLAPGIKTVDAPVGGGAGN, encoded by the coding sequence ATGGCCACTGTAATTCTTGTGCGGCATGGCCGCACCACTGCCAATGCTTCTGGCATCTTGGCCGGACGGGCGCCTGGCGTCAGCCTCGACGATACCGGCAAGGCCCAAGCTGAGCGGACCGCTTCGCGGTTGGCGGCTGTGCCTCTGGCAGGCATAGTTTCCAGCCCATTGGAACGCTGCCAGCAAACAGCGCAGTTCATTGTCCAGGCGCAGAAGAATGCCCTGGAACTTCAGTTTTCCGCGGACCTCACCGAATGCGATTACGGCAGCTGGCAGGGAAGCAAGCTCAGCGACCTGTCGGTTCAGGCACTGTGGTCGAAAGTCCAGGCGAATCCCTCAGCCGTGACATTCCCGGACGGCGAGTCCATGGCTGGCATGCAGGCCCGTGCGGTCGCAGAAATCCGCCGGCTCGATGCAGCCTTTGAAGCTGAACTTGGAAGCAGTGCGGTCTGGGTTGCTGTGAGCCACGGCGATATCATCAAATCCGTAGTCGCTGATGCGTTGGGCATGCATCTGGATTTGTTCCAACGCGTGAACGTGGGACCGGCCTCCGCGTCGATTATCCACTACGGCTCCGGTTCCCCGAGCGTGCACTCGGTCAATACCGAGGAAGGGGATCTGTCCTGGCTGGCCCCCGGAATCAAAACAGTTGACGCCCCGGTGGGCGGCGGAGCAGGAAACTAA
- a CDS encoding DUF3090 domain-containing protein translates to MTTEVHEFNWPDRVVIGTVGEPGSRTFYLQARAGSSLTSIALEKQQAAVVAEMIDEILDQVSTVAGNPFSVPTHTPVELVDNEPLEDVIEAFRVGSMNLGWDATVAQVVLEAFSFDEERPDDGSDAVMQVRMPVGTARAFAMRTHEVVAAGRPVCSSCGYPIDPDGHTCQGPELS, encoded by the coding sequence ATGACGACAGAAGTCCACGAATTCAATTGGCCAGATCGCGTTGTCATTGGCACCGTCGGTGAACCCGGCTCCCGCACATTTTATTTGCAGGCTCGTGCCGGGTCGAGCTTGACCAGCATAGCTTTGGAGAAGCAACAGGCAGCTGTTGTTGCCGAGATGATCGACGAAATCCTCGATCAGGTTTCCACCGTTGCAGGGAACCCGTTTAGCGTTCCGACCCACACACCCGTCGAGTTGGTCGATAACGAACCTTTGGAAGATGTTATCGAAGCTTTCAGGGTCGGTTCGATGAACCTTGGCTGGGACGCCACCGTGGCGCAGGTCGTTTTGGAGGCGTTCTCCTTCGATGAGGAACGCCCTGATGACGGTTCCGATGCCGTGATGCAGGTGCGAATGCCGGTGGGAACCGCTCGTGCCTTCGCCATGCGCACCCACGAGGTAGTCGCCGCCGGACGCCCTGTTTGTTCTTCGTGCGGCTACCCGATTGATCCAGACGGCCACACGTGCCAGGGACCCGAACTTTCATGA
- a CDS encoding SCO1664 family protein, with the protein MTQADLLNGELELTGRITTASNATFVGTIDSVSVVYKPIAGEKPLWDFPEHTLAYREVAAYLLSESLGWNLVPQTWLREGRFGEGMVQLWQEVAPGQQAVNLMATHSVPTQGWKTVLNGQDEDGQQVSLLHEDSVALRRMAVFDVLVNNADRKGDHVLAMSDGHRFGVDHGLSFHDEHKLRTVLWGWIGEPLSEEELDGIDRVSEALNSTLGVELGQLLSEVELEALHQRCLQLRQDARFPGPSGDMPAVPWPLF; encoded by the coding sequence ATGACCCAAGCGGACCTGCTCAACGGTGAACTCGAACTCACCGGGCGCATCACCACGGCTTCCAATGCCACGTTTGTCGGCACCATTGATTCTGTCAGTGTGGTCTACAAGCCGATTGCCGGTGAAAAACCGCTCTGGGATTTCCCGGAACATACCCTGGCCTACCGCGAAGTCGCTGCCTATCTGCTTTCCGAGTCTTTAGGCTGGAATCTCGTGCCGCAAACCTGGCTCCGGGAAGGCCGATTTGGCGAAGGCATGGTGCAGCTGTGGCAAGAGGTGGCTCCGGGGCAACAGGCCGTGAATCTCATGGCGACCCACAGCGTCCCGACGCAGGGATGGAAGACGGTCCTGAACGGGCAGGATGAAGACGGGCAGCAGGTGAGCTTGCTTCACGAAGATAGCGTGGCGTTGCGCCGGATGGCTGTCTTCGATGTGCTGGTCAATAATGCGGACCGCAAGGGCGATCATGTATTGGCTATGTCCGATGGGCACCGGTTTGGCGTCGACCACGGGTTGAGTTTCCATGATGAGCACAAGTTGCGCACGGTGTTGTGGGGCTGGATTGGCGAGCCCTTATCCGAGGAGGAGCTAGATGGCATTGATCGTGTCAGCGAAGCCTTGAATTCCACGCTGGGCGTGGAACTTGGCCAGTTGCTCAGCGAAGTGGAGCTCGAAGCCCTGCACCAACGCTGCTTGCAGCTGCGCCAGGACGCCCGCTTCCCTGGCCCGAGCGGGGACATGCCAGCGGTGCCCTGGCCACTATTCTGA
- a CDS encoding GNAT family N-acetyltransferase, protein METNAGYTFRISGSEVEPCAAQDALTALPPSVSAEQKRGFGLWDGDLLVAFCDVIIGWPEPCTAHIGLLMTDSLRARQGLGHELHEAMVSELLKIDVLQDLRLAIVDSNAGAAEPFWKSLGYKPTGEVAAYRRATVESRSRIWRRTLRGKAGPKRYPCSE, encoded by the coding sequence ATGGAAACCAACGCAGGCTATACGTTCAGGATTTCAGGAAGTGAAGTCGAACCTTGTGCAGCGCAGGATGCACTGACGGCTTTGCCGCCCAGCGTATCTGCAGAGCAAAAACGCGGGTTCGGGTTGTGGGACGGAGATCTTCTGGTGGCGTTCTGTGATGTCATCATTGGTTGGCCTGAACCCTGCACGGCGCATATCGGCCTGCTGATGACGGACTCACTTCGAGCCCGCCAAGGGCTGGGGCATGAACTGCATGAAGCCATGGTCTCGGAATTGCTCAAGATCGATGTGCTCCAGGACCTGCGGCTGGCTATCGTGGACTCCAACGCTGGGGCTGCAGAACCTTTCTGGAAAAGCCTAGGCTACAAGCCCACAGGTGAAGTTGCCGCCTATCGAAGGGCAACAGTGGAATCCCGCTCACGCATCTGGCGCCGTACGCTGCGGGGTAAAGCAGGCCCAAAGCGATACCCCTGCTCAGAATAG
- a CDS encoding class I SAM-dependent methyltransferase has product MNDYDPRIVALYDADNPDGPDHDYYRSRADQIGARRIIDVGCGTGILTVTLAGKDREVLGLDPSTAMLEYARVRPGAERVQWIEGDCRVLNHRSFDYAVMSGNVAQHIPDPLWQQTLENLRRNLAIDSLLCFESRNPLRRAWETWAKEEPTTRMTPFGLQTEWCQTRELGDGKVLLESFARFEDSGEIVQDDVVLVFRTDQQINSQLEAAGFVVENIWGTWDRTPFDGSQAVMIFEARAR; this is encoded by the coding sequence GTGAACGACTACGACCCGCGCATCGTCGCGCTCTACGACGCCGATAACCCAGACGGCCCGGATCACGACTATTACCGCTCGCGAGCCGATCAAATAGGTGCACGGCGAATTATCGACGTCGGCTGCGGCACCGGAATTCTCACCGTCACCTTGGCCGGCAAAGACCGGGAAGTCCTCGGCCTTGATCCATCGACAGCCATGCTCGAATATGCGCGGGTACGCCCAGGTGCAGAACGAGTGCAATGGATTGAAGGCGATTGCCGTGTGCTCAACCATAGGTCATTCGACTATGCCGTGATGTCGGGCAACGTCGCCCAGCACATTCCGGATCCACTGTGGCAACAAACCTTAGAAAACTTGAGAAGGAATCTAGCGATCGATTCGTTGCTGTGCTTTGAAAGCCGGAACCCATTACGTCGCGCATGGGAAACCTGGGCAAAGGAAGAGCCAACCACAAGGATGACTCCCTTTGGTTTGCAGACCGAGTGGTGCCAGACAAGGGAACTGGGCGACGGGAAGGTTCTGCTCGAATCATTCGCTCGATTCGAAGACAGTGGCGAGATAGTGCAAGACGATGTGGTGCTGGTTTTCCGTACGGACCAGCAAATTAACTCGCAATTGGAGGCGGCGGGCTTCGTTGTTGAAAATATTTGGGGGACCTGGGACCGGACACCATTCGATGGCAGCCAAGCAGTCATGATTTTTGAGGCCCGGGCAAGATGA
- a CDS encoding TetR/AcrR family transcriptional regulator: MPKGVELRYDGVMNEVGLRERTRLAVRADISKTAMDMFLAQGFDATTVDEIAERVGVSRRSLFRYFTSKEEMAAADIAVRGNEMLAALKERPTDESPWDSLYAAAFSSDGRGPMSSKDRTLQVAQLLRQTPALQRFRLEKQKRWQDLLAPEIALRIHGDGRDIAARGIVATALSCLDASVDIWVESGGEGDVLDVFRTMIAAVRG, translated from the coding sequence GTGCCAAAAGGTGTCGAACTTCGCTATGATGGCGTTATGAATGAAGTTGGTCTTCGAGAACGCACGCGCCTGGCAGTAAGAGCCGATATCAGCAAGACGGCAATGGACATGTTCCTTGCCCAGGGCTTCGACGCCACGACGGTTGATGAGATTGCTGAGCGGGTCGGGGTGTCTAGGAGGTCGCTCTTTCGCTATTTCACCTCTAAGGAAGAGATGGCCGCGGCAGACATTGCAGTTCGCGGAAATGAGATGCTCGCCGCACTCAAGGAACGGCCAACCGATGAATCGCCGTGGGATTCGCTATATGCCGCAGCATTCAGCTCGGACGGCCGGGGGCCAATGAGTTCCAAGGATCGAACTTTGCAAGTAGCCCAACTCCTGCGGCAGACCCCAGCCTTGCAGCGATTCCGCCTTGAAAAACAAAAACGGTGGCAAGATTTGCTCGCCCCCGAAATTGCGCTGCGTATTCATGGGGATGGCCGCGACATCGCAGCCCGCGGCATTGTTGCCACCGCGCTCTCCTGCCTTGATGCGTCAGTAGATATCTGGGTGGAATCCGGCGGTGAAGGAGACGTCCTCGACGTTTTCCGCACCATGATCGCTGCAGTTCGCGGCTGA
- a CDS encoding SDR family NAD(P)-dependent oxidoreductase — translation MDKIDYTQETTLVTGASSGLGAEFARQLAARGSNLILVARRADRLHDLESDLTGKYGISVTTVPFDLATADSGRRLHQELTQRGVKATSLINCAGFGTHGDFTQEDAERIQQEITLNVAALVDATHAFLPDLRGVLVNVASLLAYQSWPTAAVYGATKAFVLSFTEALWEEMQDNDLRILALGPGPTRTEFFDVAGSDQMSAGAPMQTSAQVVRTALRVLDRRTPPPSVVSGPINKVIATLPRLLPRRLAVQTFGKIVRRGAVAK, via the coding sequence ATGGATAAAATTGACTACACTCAGGAAACTACACTTGTCACCGGTGCCAGTTCCGGGCTTGGCGCAGAATTCGCACGGCAATTAGCAGCCCGCGGCTCCAACCTCATACTGGTCGCCCGCAGGGCGGATCGACTCCATGACCTTGAATCGGATCTGACGGGCAAATACGGGATCAGCGTGACGACGGTTCCGTTCGACCTCGCCACGGCAGACTCCGGACGACGCCTGCATCAAGAACTCACCCAACGCGGCGTCAAAGCCACCAGCCTGATCAATTGCGCTGGATTTGGAACACACGGGGATTTCACACAGGAGGACGCGGAACGAATACAGCAAGAGATCACCCTCAACGTCGCCGCCCTGGTCGACGCCACACACGCCTTCCTCCCAGACCTTCGCGGCGTATTGGTCAACGTCGCCAGCCTCCTGGCATACCAGTCATGGCCAACAGCTGCGGTCTATGGCGCCACCAAGGCCTTCGTATTGAGCTTCACGGAGGCGCTGTGGGAAGAAATGCAAGACAATGATCTTCGGATCCTGGCGCTGGGCCCCGGGCCAACACGCACAGAATTTTTCGACGTCGCCGGATCAGATCAAATGAGCGCCGGAGCTCCCATGCAGACCTCGGCCCAAGTAGTAAGAACCGCCCTCCGGGTACTTGACCGTCGCACCCCTCCCCCAAGCGTCGTTTCAGGTCCTATCAACAAGGTGATTGCTACGCTGCCTCGACTCCTGCCTCGCCGCTTGGCGGTACAGACTTTCGGCAAGATCGTGCGCCGAGGAGCCGTGGCCAAATGA
- a CDS encoding isochorismatase family protein: protein MVSGDRSVLLIVDMQQGAVSGCFQEKEAIQRVASLVERARGKEVPVVSVVHDPVGAGTTDSELVRGLTRLPNEPVIRKEYRDSFTRSDLTPDFDRLGEKLLVAAGDQSDFCIRITTQRAAVLGLDVTRVVDAHTT, encoded by the coding sequence ATGGTTTCAGGTGACAGGTCAGTGCTTCTCATTGTTGATATGCAACAAGGCGCGGTTTCCGGGTGCTTCCAGGAAAAAGAGGCAATCCAGCGTGTGGCTTCGCTGGTGGAACGCGCGCGAGGAAAAGAAGTTCCTGTCGTGTCGGTGGTGCACGATCCAGTGGGTGCGGGAACCACCGATTCGGAACTTGTCCGCGGCTTGACTCGGCTGCCAAACGAGCCGGTTATTCGCAAGGAATATCGCGATTCGTTCACCCGGAGCGACCTAACTCCTGATTTCGACCGTCTGGGGGAGAAGCTTCTGGTCGCGGCAGGTGACCAGAGTGATTTCTGTATCCGGATCACAACTCAACGTGCTGCCGTGTTGGGCTTAGACGTCACGCGCGTGGTCGATGCTCACACCACCTAG